A DNA window from Thermococcus sp. 4557 contains the following coding sequences:
- a CDS encoding METTL5 family protein: MKKKHLAIALSRLEGFRNPKPELEQYRTPGNVAAELLWLAHSLGDIEGRVVGDLGAGTGVLSIGACLLGAAGVYAVEVDETALEIARENARSLGMEECIEFIHSEVSRFGRKVDTVVMNPPFGSQNPHADRPFLLKAFEVSDVVYSIHLAKPEVRRFIEAFVSDSGFSITHRVTLPFEIPAQFFFHRKRLERVLVDIYRLERT, from the coding sequence GTGAAGAAGAAGCACCTCGCCATCGCCCTCTCCCGCCTTGAGGGTTTCAGAAATCCCAAACCCGAGCTCGAGCAATACAGGACTCCGGGGAACGTCGCCGCAGAGCTCCTCTGGTTAGCCCACTCGCTGGGGGACATTGAGGGAAGGGTCGTGGGGGACCTGGGTGCGGGAACCGGTGTTCTCTCCATCGGTGCCTGCCTCCTCGGTGCCGCGGGGGTTTACGCCGTTGAGGTGGATGAAACCGCGCTTGAGATTGCGAGAGAAAACGCCCGCTCCCTCGGTATGGAGGAGTGCATCGAGTTCATTCACTCGGAGGTCTCCCGTTTTGGGAGGAAGGTGGACACGGTTGTGATGAACCCCCCCTTCGGCAGCCAGAACCCCCACGCGGACAGGCCTTTTCTGCTCAAGGCTTTTGAAGTGAGCGATGTCGTTTATTCCATACACCTGGCCAAACCTGAGGTGAGGCGTTTCATCGAAGCCTTTGTGAGTGACTCCGGTTTTTCGATAACGCACAGAGTAACGCTCCCCTTTGAAATTCCTGCCCAGTTCTTCTTCCACAGGAAGAGACTGGAAAGGGTCCTGGTGGACATTTATAGACTTGAGAGAACATAA
- a CDS encoding mechanosensitive ion channel family protein: MAANNTTTAPSTSPAPIQIDLSLLTLVEAALIIFGMIVLGRVARKVIIRKSKETSLTWIINEDTADIVFRMFVLGGIIWALYLLGIMSYGLGPTTVGNIAFAMGFFYFSYLIAKKSKDYMIMSSGKKARPETIVKAKVFYYVFITIAFFMALSFAGVSTELSALLAAAGITGIVLGFSAQTVVSNFISGVFMYFDKPLLIGDQVKIGELEGVVEDIRILSTRIRAWDGTLIRIPNEKLFNSNIVNFMRYPVRRVDVNISIAYAADAERAVEIIKKVLDDIPLVLVEPEPLVYVTDLGESSVNIAIKAWAPSERWFDVRTRIIHDVKRALDEAGIEIPFPQRVNWFANELKVRIEEPPRKSEENVEGA, from the coding sequence ATGGCAGCTAACAACACCACAACGGCTCCATCGACCTCACCGGCACCGATTCAGATAGACCTCAGCCTGCTGACCCTCGTGGAGGCGGCCCTGATAATATTCGGCATGATAGTCCTCGGAAGGGTTGCCAGGAAGGTAATCATCAGAAAATCAAAGGAAACGAGCCTGACATGGATAATCAACGAGGACACCGCGGATATAGTCTTCAGGATGTTCGTGCTTGGGGGCATCATCTGGGCCCTGTACCTGCTCGGCATAATGAGCTATGGGCTGGGACCGACCACCGTGGGCAACATAGCCTTCGCGATGGGCTTCTTTTACTTCTCGTACCTGATAGCAAAGAAGTCCAAGGACTACATGATAATGAGCTCGGGGAAGAAGGCCAGACCCGAGACTATAGTCAAGGCGAAGGTCTTCTACTACGTCTTCATAACCATCGCCTTTTTCATGGCCCTGAGCTTCGCGGGAGTGAGTACGGAGCTTAGCGCCCTGCTGGCTGCGGCCGGAATAACTGGTATCGTCCTCGGTTTTTCGGCCCAGACCGTCGTCTCGAACTTCATCTCAGGCGTTTTCATGTACTTCGACAAGCCCCTGCTGATAGGCGACCAGGTCAAGATAGGCGAGCTGGAGGGCGTCGTGGAGGACATAAGAATCCTCTCCACCAGGATACGTGCGTGGGACGGTACTCTCATAAGGATACCGAACGAGAAGCTCTTCAACAGCAACATAGTGAACTTCATGCGCTACCCCGTCAGGCGCGTGGATGTTAACATCAGCATCGCGTACGCCGCCGACGCTGAGAGGGCCGTCGAGATAATAAAAAAAGTCCTCGACGACATCCCCCTCGTCCTCGTCGAGCCGGAACCGCTCGTGTACGTCACCGATCTCGGCGAAAGCTCGGTGAACATAGCCATAAAGGCCTGGGCACCCAGCGAGAGGTGGTTCGACGTCAGGACGAGGATAATCCATGACGTCAAGAGGGCCCTCGACGAGGCGGGAATAGAGATACCGTTCCCGCAGAGGGTGAACTGGTTCGCCAACGAACTGAAGGTCAGAATCGAGGAGCCGCCCAGGAAATCCGAGGAGAACGTGGAAGGGGCCTAA
- a CDS encoding DUF432 domain-containing protein, with amino-acid sequence MFGEHELKTQFIKIMDKKIHLVEASEDKVLYRRDETRVLIKRGKGKFLILPAPAEGYGVKFLFIRLSERIAIPPKERLAGYLSAPIDISVRSGDLEIDRFTVGREKYTLYGEKTVGVIARYHESDFYEKPPDSPGVVKLVISNPTESWKMVERIVFPIRNSVMFYKENRAYYPLIILLTKEIYEVNNTGNPPDGTLKPTHKAEPLPNFRMRWS; translated from the coding sequence ATGTTTGGTGAGCACGAGCTCAAGACCCAGTTCATCAAAATCATGGACAAAAAAATCCATCTCGTTGAGGCGTCGGAGGACAAGGTCCTCTACCGGCGGGATGAAACGAGGGTTCTGATAAAGAGGGGAAAGGGAAAGTTCCTCATCCTCCCGGCCCCCGCGGAAGGCTACGGTGTGAAGTTTCTGTTCATAAGGCTCTCCGAGAGGATCGCCATTCCCCCCAAGGAACGACTGGCGGGATACCTCTCCGCCCCGATTGATATCTCTGTGAGGAGCGGCGACCTCGAGATAGACCGCTTCACCGTGGGGCGGGAAAAATACACCCTCTACGGCGAGAAGACGGTGGGGGTCATAGCGAGATACCACGAGAGCGATTTCTATGAAAAGCCCCCCGATTCCCCAGGGGTAGTGAAGCTCGTCATCAGCAACCCAACAGAAAGCTGGAAGATGGTGGAGAGGATAGTGTTCCCCATAAGGAACAGCGTGATGTTCTACAAGGAGAACAGGGCGTACTACCCCCTCATAATCCTGCTGACGAAGGAGATATACGAGGTCAACAACACGGGGAATCCGCCGGACGGGACGCTGAAGCCAACCCACAAAGCCGAACCGCTCCCCAACTTCAGAATGAGGTGGTCGTGA
- a CDS encoding RsmB/NOP family class I SAM-dependent RNA methyltransferase: MAKLKLSDRQLYALIEAVKLGEEIKPSQSAKRKAFAKYRIDGWENSKLTGIFYSIQRRLGLIDEIIEELVGVSPLILDPWLRATMRVAVEVAVFRDPGERTRQHLKGLAQFLSKRTHPYTGYYYYDILPRILEYMPVIDSEEKRLKWDYLFPEWFIRRMGGLLGDEAETLLKALNETLPTSIRVNLLKATVGDVEGYLARKNVRFERSERVPTVIRILDPFNPEWLFNKGWAIAQEEAAAVAALVLAPEPGETVVDLAAAPGGKTAHMAELMKNEGKIYAFDVDGARIKRMREVLKRTGVEIAETLRADGRKAPDMLGEGIADRVMLDAPCTSDGTIAKNPELRWRLREKNIPKVVALQRELIESAWRLLKPEGRMLYSTCSMLPEENEGVVEWFLGRHEDAQLVPLDGPYDEGFLPGTMRAWPHRHGTIGFFYALIEKKGD; this comes from the coding sequence GTGGCCAAATTAAAACTAAGCGACAGGCAGCTGTATGCACTCATAGAGGCCGTGAAGCTCGGGGAGGAGATCAAGCCGAGCCAGAGCGCCAAGAGAAAGGCCTTCGCAAAGTACAGGATCGACGGCTGGGAGAATTCGAAGCTGACGGGCATATTCTACTCCATCCAGCGCAGGCTCGGTCTGATAGACGAGATAATCGAGGAGCTCGTCGGCGTTTCGCCCCTTATCCTCGATCCCTGGCTGAGGGCAACCATGAGGGTGGCCGTTGAGGTGGCGGTCTTCAGGGACCCCGGTGAAAGGACGCGGCAACATCTGAAGGGCCTCGCCCAGTTTCTGTCGAAGAGAACCCATCCCTACACCGGCTATTACTACTACGACATCCTGCCGAGGATCCTCGAGTACATGCCCGTCATCGACAGTGAGGAGAAGCGTCTGAAGTGGGACTACCTCTTTCCCGAGTGGTTCATACGGCGCATGGGGGGGCTCCTCGGTGACGAGGCGGAGACTCTCCTTAAGGCACTCAACGAGACCCTGCCGACGAGCATCCGCGTCAACCTGCTGAAGGCCACCGTCGGGGACGTTGAGGGCTACCTTGCGAGAAAGAACGTTAGGTTCGAGAGAAGCGAGAGAGTGCCTACCGTCATCCGTATCCTCGACCCGTTCAACCCCGAATGGCTCTTCAACAAGGGCTGGGCGATTGCCCAGGAGGAGGCGGCAGCGGTTGCCGCCCTGGTTTTGGCCCCGGAGCCGGGGGAAACGGTCGTGGATCTCGCCGCCGCCCCCGGAGGCAAAACCGCCCACATGGCGGAACTGATGAAAAACGAGGGCAAAATCTACGCCTTCGATGTGGATGGCGCTAGGATAAAACGCATGCGCGAGGTCCTCAAGCGTACGGGCGTTGAGATTGCGGAGACCCTCAGGGCGGACGGCAGAAAGGCCCCTGACATGCTGGGGGAGGGAATCGCCGACAGGGTGATGCTCGATGCCCCCTGCACCAGCGACGGGACGATAGCGAAGAACCCCGAGCTCCGATGGCGTCTTCGCGAGAAGAACATCCCGAAGGTTGTGGCCCTTCAGAGGGAGCTCATAGAAAGTGCATGGAGACTTCTGAAGCCCGAGGGGAGGATGCTTTACTCCACCTGCTCCATGCTTCCCGAAGAGAACGAGGGCGTGGTCGAGTGGTTCCTGGGAAGGCACGAGGATGCCCAGCTGGTGCCCCTGGACGGCCCCTATGACGAAGGCTTTCTGCCAGGAACCATGAGGGCGTGGCCCCACAGGCACGGGACGATAGGCTTCTTCTACGCCCTGATAGAAAAGAAGGGGGATTAG